In Miscanthus floridulus cultivar M001 chromosome 8, ASM1932011v1, whole genome shotgun sequence, the sequence ACAAACACATATTGTTGACAAAAAAGTTAGGTTTTTCTAGACGAGAAAGCTAGATATTGCTCGAGTGTTTCTCCCGCGCTCGACTTCGTGGACGTCGGATCTGATCTGATCTGTGCGCCCACGTCTGGTGTTTCTCAACCGGCGCGCGCTCGACTTCCGTCAGTAATACAGACCAGTGTTAAACAACTGTAACTAAatgtatattaaaaaatattattaaattCATTTTTATTAactttatttaaagatataaatattatacGTATTTTTTGCAAATTAAATCAAATTTGTGCCACGCACACGGAGCGGGGGAGCACTCGCATGCGACTGCACGTCGAGTTGGCCGTAGCTTGCTCACATGCAGATGCAGCAGTGCGCGCGGCGGCGCGGTAGGCCGTAGGCAGGCAGTCAGCAGCAGAGCGCATCTTTCATGCGACTGCTGGCCCTGGCCACACCCGTCCACCTCGGCCCCTGTGCCGCTTTGCGTTTAAACAGCAGCCGCTAGGCCCTGCCATTAACGTCTGTATGCATACAGATTTATTCCTTTAGTCGGGATGGATTATATTTTATTGTACCATATTttactattttcattttggtgTAAATTTTATATTTAATTAGTGCAAATTGATTATTCGTAAATAAGAATAGTCAGAATTACTCGAACAGTTATctgatatttttttttgttttttttatttctgtATATTTTATTTGGTTAAATTTTCCAATTTGGCTTTCAATGAAATAATCTgactttatttttgtttttttaatatttttgtaTTATTTAGATATTTTTTTGGTTCATTTGATTGCACTCTCGATCTAGTGTTTCAGGGGCATGGACCACTCGGGTGTCAGGCATCCCTAAAACGCCCGAGCGGTGGGTAGACAACCTCTTTCTGGTTTGAATCTtgactgaaattggctgaaaaatactgttttggttgaattgatatgagagaaaaatactgttccagctgaaaaaataagccgaacaagccgaatatgggaaaGCTGAACTAGGCCAATAAAGTAGCACGGCTGAGGTACATGGTGAAATGTAAAGGCGACATTCCAATATGACAAATAATAGTGCAGTAGAACTAAAACACGTGATCATTATTTTTCTTGAAAGATAAACAGTGACAATTATAATAGCGTGGATCAAATAATTCAGCCCTTATTATATTTTTCCAAAAAAGACCACGTTCGGCataccttataatccgcactatttatcttatttttttagctggaacagtgtttttctctcgcaacaattcAGCCATAATAATATTTTTCAACCAATTCAGTCAAAGTTTTAGCAAGCCAAAcgggaacaaaaaaaaaatccttatTAGATTGCGTGCTTTCGGACTTTTGCCAGCTTCCCCATTATGCAGCAGGGCATCATGCTCATCAGCATTTCTCCCTGTTGTCCATGTCTGGTTATTGGAACCGTTGACTAGGCACCCAGTGCGGCAATGCGGGGCTGAAGTGGTTGGAGACGACGCGCGAGTCGAGCAGCTCGATGACCGGCGGCGCGGTAACGCATCGGGGCACCTTGTACTGGCCGATGGAGGCGCCACGCGCCACGGCATGGTCCGCGAGCTCCTCGAAGGTTCCTGGCCGGACCACCTGGATCTCCAGCGGCTCGACGGTGCCATCCGTCGGGctctgttggatatattatgggcttgacccatataatatttaataaatctaaTAAAACTATATGAATTATATTAAATAGTGTGCTAGTTATGACTTAGCatcatacgggattttgactagATGATGACTTAATTTATATAGTTAGACATTGTCTATCTATattgagaagttgagaaaagTATACTGGCGTGCCACATGTGCGCACGACGCCGGGCCGGGCCAGACCGTGGCGGGCAGGCGGCGAGCGAACGGATAGTGTTTTGTCAATCAAATCGCATAATCACAGGAGTTACTTCTGTTTATGATATAATGGCGATTTGATGATGGACGTTTCGTCCGTTTTCGTTGCTGGCGTTGATGGCGAGAGCTCTCTCGTCTCCTATCTCCTGATCTCCTCCTACGTCCCTTCGCTTACCCGTGGGATGGCTTAAAAGTGCCTGTCTCTCGTCTGTCTTCCCGTTCGCAAAATCCAACCACTGTTCCACAACCCCAAAGCTTCTCCATCCTGGTTCTTGTGCGCGCAAGCTCTGggagagtaggcctccggaaTGTCTGCTGTCTTCGAGTTTGCCTGCTCGAGTGAAGGGCGGCAAtcacgtttttggggagtgtcgctGGCGGCACGACTACTCACTAGTCATCTGGTGATCGACACTGCTTCCCACCTGCACTGCATCGAACGGATGACTACATCAACATGCACTATGTCTACGAGTGCATCCGGCTCTGCCGTTGGGTATGTCTCTGTGAATCCAACCTTTCCAGTAAGGTTTCTGGTAATAATCCTGCTCGTTAGTATCATCAACATGTTTGTCACAAGTAGATCACACAAGCACATACATGATCTCACAAACCTTTTGTATATTGCTATTTTCTGGATTAAATCATCGTTGAAAATGCCTAaatatctaacaatccaaaaatgtGATAGGCAGTTCTCGGTAGCTGGTTTTGCGAATATGTTGAAACCAAATATCTTTGAGGGCACTCATTACAAGAGGTGGTGGCAGAAGTGCATTCTATGGTTGACTGCTATGCACTGCTATTTTGTTGCTGAACCTAGGGCTGTTGGGCCGTATTCTCCTGATGAGGAGCGTGCGTTCCAACACGCTGATACTATGTTCAAGGCTACAATTCTTAGCGTGCTAGGAGATTCCATAGTGGATGCATATGTGCCACTACAGACTGGTAAAGAgatgtgggatgcacttgaggccaaaTATGGAGtatctgatgctggtagtgagttgtATGTCATGGAGCAGTTTCATGATTACAGGATGGTTGACAACCGTTCTGTAGTCGAACAAGCTCATGAAATACAAATTCTAGCAAAAGAACTCGAAATATTTGGTTGTGTATTGCCTGAGCAGTTTGTGGCAGGTCGCATCATTGCAAAATTGCCACAGGCTTGGatagattttgctacttctctaaaacataaGAGACAGGAATTTGGCATTGCCGATCTCATTGGCTCTTTGGATGTTGAAGAgaaggcgagagcaaaagacGTCCGTGGCAAGAAAGTTGTTGAGGTAGGTTGTAGTGCCCATGTGGTACAGAAACATTCTCAAAACTCCCACAAGAAGAAATTCTAGCAAGATCTCAAACAAAAGAACACTACGccttttaagaagaagaagaagaagaagaagaacaagaaaaagggAAATTGCTTCACTTGCGGCAATCCTGGACACTATGCTAAGGATTGTCCGGATGGTAAGTGGAAACCCAAAAAGAGGATAATAATATAGTCACTCAAAAGAGTAAGAGACGAAGGactacaaagtcttttggtgaagaCTATATTATATACCTAGTGGATGATACTCCTAAAATCATAGAAGAGGCATATTCATCTCTTggtgctgacttatggaaggaagcagttcAGAGTGAAATGGAATCTATTATGTCCAACGGAACTTGGGAGGTTGTTGATCGTCCCTACGGGGTGCAAACTTGTGGGAtataaatgggtgttcaagaagaagcttaggcctgatggtactattgaaaAGTACAAGGCGAGGCTTGTAGCGAAAGGCTATACATAGAAAGAAGGTGAAGATTATTTTGATACTTATTCATCAGTTGCCCGTCTAATGACTATACGAGTGCTACTTTCCTTGGCTGTCTCACATGGTCTTCtcattcatcaaatggacgttaagacaactttcttgaatggagagcttgaggaagagattTATATGGATCAGCtagatgggtttgtagcaaatggtcaaaaGGGAAAGGTGTGTAAACTATTGAAATCTttatatggcttaaagcaagcacctaagcAGTGGTATGAGAAATTCGATAGAACTTTGACATCAGTCggttttgttgtgaatgaagctgataaatgtgtttATTATCGGTATGGTGGAGGAGAAGGTGTGATATTGtgcttatatgtggatgatatactaATTTTTAGAAACAATGTTAATGTGATTAAGAAAGTGAAAGACTTTTTATCTAGTAACTTTGAAATGAAagacttgggagaggctgatgttattcttaacataaagctactgagagaaggaaatggtggggtaacacttgtgcaatcccactatgtggaaaaggtgttgAGTCGCTTTGGGTATAGTGACTGCACACCTGCTCCAACTCTTTATGACCTAAGtgtgctattaaggaaaaatcaaagaatagcacgggatcaattgagatattctcAAATTATTCGCTCACTTATGTATttagctagtgcaacaaggcctgacatctcatttgctgtgggCAAACTCAGCCGGTTTGTTTCAAATTCGGGAGATGTTCATTGGCATGCTCTTGAGAGGGTATTGCACTATCTAAAAGGGACTATGAGCTATGGCATTCACTATACCAGGTAcccgagggtactagagggttattgtgatgcgAACTGAATATCTGATGTTGATGAGATATACGCCacgagtggatatgtgttttcacttggaggtggcgctgtttcttggaagtcttgcaagcagaccatcttaacgaggtcaacaatggaagcagaactcacaacaTTAGATACCGCCACAGTTGAAGTAGAGTGGCTTCGTGAACTCCTTATGGATTTGCCGGTAGTTAAAAAACCAATACCAGCTATTTtcatgaactgtgataatcagACGGTGATAATCAAGGTAAACAGTTCTAgggataacatgaagtctacaAGGCATGTGAAAAGGCGgttaaaatctatcagaaaactgagaaactctagagtaatagcattggactatgtccatacatctgAGAATCTAGCAGATCAGTTTactaagggtctatcacgcaatgtgatagaaggtgcatCAAGGGAGATAGGCTTGAGACCCACTTGAAGTCGTTCCATAGTGgtaacctatcctatgtgatcgAAGATCCTGTGAaataggatggtgaaacaagctagtggtTGACTGATGGAGAAACCCCTTATTTTAAGGCCTAAATAGTTTGAGATGCACTGTTTCTCTTATGCTGTATGGCAGACTGGTTAACACcttaatgtgatccgagtggcttatTAAAGCAGGgttgttgtcctacagaacatcctaaaaggaacacacctatatgagttcaactgctagtcacagtctatgagatgtgggtaatctctagatactcatgaaaggcctcgaagtgtgacttatatgcttcaaacagaGGAGACGCTTGTAGCAATCTAGTACCATGAAAGAACTTTAGTGAAACTCAATTCgcacaaaactatcaattcaaggcaaagtccattgttcagttgtgaatgTGTGGAACTCTTGTTCTAgacggatgttcaacttaacagtctccgtcGAAACTCTGGTATATCAAAGAACTGTGGTTTCTGAGGTTGTTTGTTACATATCCTAGAGTTTGGTgaggattgttggatatattatgggcttggcccatataatgtTTAATAAATCCAATAAAACTCTATGGATTGTAATAAATAGTGTGCTAGTTATGACTTAGCACCATACGAGATTTTGACTAGACGATGACTCAATTTATATAGTTGGACATTGTCTATCTATattgagaagttgagaaaagtacactggcgtgccacacgcgcgcgcgccgccaccgccaccgccgggcCGAGGCCATGGGCAggcaggcggcgagcgagcggacggaTGGACGGACGTATAGTGTTTTGTCAATCAAATCGCATAATCATAGGAGTTACTTCTGTTTTTGATATAATGGCGATTTGATGACGGAAGTTTCGTCCGTTTCCGTTGCTGGCGTTCATGGCGAGAACTCTCTCGTCTCCTGTCTCCTGATCTCCTCCTGCGTCCCTTCGCTTACCTATGGGATGGCTTAAAAGTGCCTCTCTCTCGTCTATCTTCTTGTTCGCAAAATCCAACCACTGTTCCACAGCCACAAAGCTTCTCTGTCCTGGTTCTTGCACGCACAAGCTCTGggagagtaggcctccggaacgtCTGTTGTCTTCGAGTTCGCCTGTTCGGGTGAAGGGTGGCAATCACGTTTTTATGGAGTGTCGCTGGCGGCACGACTACTCACTAGTCCTCCGGTGATCGGCACTGCTTTCCACCTGCACTGCATCGAACGGAACGACTGCATCAACAGGCACTATGTCTACGAGTGCATCCGGCTCTGCCGTTGGGTATGTATCTGTGAATCCACCTTTCCAGTAAGGTTTTTAGTATCATCAACATGTTTGTCACAAGTAGATCACACAAGCACATACATGACCTTTTGTATATTGCTATTTTCCACATTAAATCGCCGTTGAAAATGCCTAAATATCTAACAGGCTCTGCCTGTACACCGAGCTCAGGGCCTCCTCCATCTCCAGGTAGCAGCGGTCCAGCACGTCGCCGTCGACCACGACGTCCGCGGACGACGACTCCTCGGCGCCGAGCAGCTGCAGCTCCCAGTAGACGACGTAGTGCCCCGGCACGGTCTCGCCGCACGTCCGGGCGGTGTAGTCCGCCACGGCGGCGCCAAGCGGGCGGAGCAGCGCGGACGACGCGCGTTCCACCGCACGCTGCAGCTCCGCCTCGTCCGTCTTGTCGCCGTCGACGGACAGCAACACGTTGTTGCGGCGCACGAACCGGAACTCCGGCGCCGCGTTGTGGAACCGCGTCACGCGGAGGACGTCGCCGACGCGGTACCGGCACAGCCCGGGGTACGTGGTCACCACCAGCTcgtacccccgcccggcctccacGCGGGCGAGCTCCACGAGCTGGCTCGCCGTGACGGCGTCCGCgcaagcggcggcggcgtccgtcGGGAGGAACTCGAAGTAGGCCATGTGGGGCATGATGGTGTAGGACACCTCGGACGGGTCGCACATCGGTCGGAGGTTGAAGCCGATTCTGCACTCCGAGGTCACGTACGAGGTGGAGACGATCGGGAGTCCGCCGCTGTAGTAATTCAGGGCTGGGACGTACTGCGCCATGGAGCCCGTGGCTACGGCTTCGATGTACTTGGTGTTTGGCCAAAGACGCGCGATGATGCCGGCCCCGTTGCTTCTGGAGCCCTCGGAACGGATGAACTGTGCGAGCTCGGGGTCTCGCTGTCGAAGGACGCCGGCGACCGCCTGACGCACCGAGGGGTCAGTGACGCGGTCGGTGAGCGTGCCGGCATCGATGTCCGCGGCGAGCTGCGCCCAGTTCCGCTGGAAGAAGCGGAGGGCATCCAGTGCATGCAAGCATCGATCATGTCGTGCACCATCTTCTTATCTGTGACTCTGTGCTTAGTGCTTACTGATTGATGACTGCCCTGACGAGGCTGCGCTGTTGTTGGTGGCGGTCGCGCTCATCCTCCACGGTGGGAATCAGCTTGCGCTCGCCGCCGAAGGTGCCGGAGCTGGTGAAGAACTCGGAGACGGGGTGGCCGGACCCGGACAGGATGGACGAGCGGTCGATGCGCAGGATGTACGGCTGCAGGTCCTCGTAGGTCACCATGGGGACCTTGGCCCGGAAGGTGGCGT encodes:
- the LOC136470430 gene encoding probable indole-3-acetic acid-amido synthetase GH3.9; the protein is MRGRLGSAAAPTISTAAEPAEGEPSSLGSPKCCGGGGDGGSGGGGGGGGGGVGGRCGGGGGGGGGGGGGDCLGGGVGGEQQRGTDVHCPVDAEQGEAVSAELARWRRPDAPRRTLFLGMERGGDRPRLVNTAAIAESKTEISNPESFKLEECSKQPLNQSLAAVTTETTTDDDRLRFIEEVAADVDAVQQRVLVEILARNADAECLATRCGLGGATDHATFRAKVPMVTYEDLQPYILRIDRSSILSGSGHPVSEFFTSSGTFGGERKLIPTVEDERDRHQQQRSLVRAVINQCLHALDALRFFQRNWAQLAADIDAGTLTDRVTDPSVRQAVAGVLRQRDPELAQFIRSEGSRSNGAGIIARLWPNTKYIEAVATGSMAQYVPALNYYSGGLPIVSTSYVTSECRIGFNLRPMCDPSEVSYTIMPHMAYFEFLPTDAAAACADAVTASQLVELARVEAGRGYELVVTTYPGLCRYRVGDVLRVTRFHNAAPEFRFVRRNNVLLSVDGDKTDEAELQRAVERASSALLRPLGAAVADYTARTCGETVPGHYVVYWELQLLGAEESSSADVVVDGDVLDRCYLEMEEALSSVYRQSLPTDGTVEPLEIQVVRPGTFEELADHAVARGASIGQYKVPRCVTAPPVIELLDSRVVSNHFSPALPHWVPSQRFQ